In Gemmata obscuriglobus, a single genomic region encodes these proteins:
- a CDS encoding PEP-CTERM sorting domain-containing protein, protein MRRATAWIVVVGVACLGTPASAAADTIDGFWVSIASGVAGSSTATGYQDLWFETPHGPPPIAVTQLTGGNVEATTGGGSSFFTGGAVPVVLPTTDGYAYLAGGAKPSDLSDALKRQTSGGQGLATAAPDATATTPPENAALLTANLGDPDTNGTRALTVTLTDAASNPIGTGTVTVPDGGWWVIGLGPGTKEQSGGGGDNGGGGNNGGGGDGGNGGGGNNGGGGDGGGNNGGGGGPVATPEPATGVLLGIGGLGAAGWRLVKRRRGN, encoded by the coding sequence ATGCGTCGAGCAACGGCGTGGATCGTCGTGGTCGGCGTCGCGTGTCTCGGGACCCCGGCGTCGGCCGCGGCCGACACGATCGACGGGTTCTGGGTGTCGATCGCCTCCGGCGTGGCGGGGTCGTCCACCGCGACCGGGTACCAGGACTTGTGGTTCGAGACCCCGCACGGACCGCCGCCTATAGCGGTGACCCAATTGACGGGTGGAAACGTCGAAGCCACTACCGGCGGCGGGAGCAGTTTTTTCACCGGCGGTGCGGTTCCCGTGGTGCTGCCCACCACTGACGGCTACGCGTACCTCGCGGGCGGCGCCAAGCCCAGCGACCTCAGCGACGCTCTGAAGCGCCAAACGAGTGGCGGGCAAGGGCTCGCGACCGCGGCCCCGGACGCGACCGCGACCACCCCCCCGGAGAACGCGGCGCTCTTGACCGCCAACCTCGGCGACCCGGACACCAACGGCACCCGTGCCCTCACCGTCACACTCACCGATGCTGCGTCGAATCCGATCGGGACCGGAACCGTGACCGTCCCCGACGGCGGCTGGTGGGTCATCGGCCTCGGGCCGGGCACAAAGGAACAGTCGGGTGGCGGTGGCGACAACGGCGGTGGTGGGAACAATGGCGGCGGTGGAGACGGTGGCAACGGTGGTGGTGGGAACAATGGCGGCGGTGGGGACGGTGGCGGGAACAATGGCGGCGGTGGCGGGCCGGTCGCGACGCCCGAACCGGCAACGGGGGTGCTCCTGGGCATCGGCGGGTTGGGCGCGGCCGGGTGGAGGCTCGTGAAGCGCCGACGCGGCAACTGA
- a CDS encoding peroxiredoxin has protein sequence MPAQVTKEAPDFTAKAVVNGQIVNEYKLSSTRGKYTILFFYPLDFTFVCPTEIIAFSDRIAEFEKRNCQVVGVSVDSQYSHLAWIETPRAKGGLGELKYPLVADLTKTISTDYGVLLEGAGVALRGLFLIDTKGIIRHITINDLPLGRSVDEAIRVLDALQFFEKNGEVCPADWKPGAMTINTNNAKEYFEKAAAGQK, from the coding sequence ATGCCGGCTCAGGTCACGAAGGAAGCCCCGGACTTCACCGCGAAGGCAGTCGTCAACGGCCAGATCGTTAACGAGTACAAGCTGTCCAGCACCCGCGGCAAGTACACCATCCTGTTCTTCTACCCGCTCGACTTCACCTTCGTGTGCCCGACCGAGATCATCGCGTTCAGCGACCGGATCGCCGAGTTCGAGAAGCGCAACTGCCAGGTGGTCGGGGTGTCGGTGGACAGCCAGTACTCGCACCTCGCGTGGATCGAAACCCCGCGCGCCAAGGGGGGCCTGGGCGAACTCAAGTACCCGCTGGTGGCCGACCTGACGAAAACCATCAGCACCGACTACGGCGTGCTGCTCGAGGGCGCGGGGGTGGCACTCCGCGGGCTGTTCCTGATTGACACGAAGGGCATCATCCGCCACATCACCATCAACGACCTGCCGCTGGGCCGCAGCGTCGATGAGGCGATCCGGGTGCTGGACGCGCTCCAGTTCTTCGAGAAAAACGGCGAAGTGTGCCCGGCCGACTGGAAGCCCGGCGCGATGACGATCAACACGAACAACGCAAAGGAATATTTCGAGAAGGCCGCGGCTGGTCAGAAGTAA
- a CDS encoding serine/threonine protein kinase has product MAVEPPVPQQLGNYDITSKIAEGGMGTVYKARNRATGEVVAIKVIAPATAKNPILLQRFEREFLAAKVLDHPNVVRALDYSGAPPHPFLVMEFVDGLSIGQCIEQKGKYAEEEAVRLVAQVCDGLQRAHKQGLVHRDVKPDNILVDKEGVAKLTDMGLVKEVEGDLNLTRTGRGLGTPHYMAPEQFRNAKTVDVRGDIYSLGATLYAMVTGVVPFDNASPLDCWMRKIRNEFRTPKELNPALSDRVDWAIRRAMSAEPAQRPASCREFLEDLTGQSRPSQQNPNQQGQPAPGADVWYLVYRDENEKPHTVKGSTEGIRNALRDSLLGDPSEVLVSRTKHGQFTPLASVPEFRDLVVTPAPVAVPAARTPNPDETVEYREAAAPGPTSSGNLGRRPAPKASTAPKPPPYSYNSPSGAYPPPKGSREHKVRVEARAPREEPKPFNWTPVLAIIVLVLTAIIGYLVLAK; this is encoded by the coding sequence ATGGCAGTCGAACCGCCGGTCCCGCAGCAACTCGGCAACTACGACATTACGTCGAAGATCGCCGAGGGCGGGATGGGCACCGTGTATAAGGCCCGCAACCGCGCCACGGGCGAGGTTGTGGCCATAAAGGTCATCGCGCCGGCCACCGCCAAAAACCCGATCCTGCTCCAACGGTTCGAGCGCGAGTTCCTCGCGGCCAAGGTGCTCGACCACCCGAACGTCGTGCGGGCCCTCGACTACAGCGGCGCGCCGCCGCACCCGTTCCTGGTCATGGAGTTCGTGGACGGCCTGTCGATCGGCCAGTGCATTGAGCAGAAGGGTAAGTACGCCGAGGAAGAGGCGGTCCGGCTCGTCGCACAGGTGTGCGACGGGCTCCAGCGGGCGCACAAGCAAGGGTTGGTACACCGCGACGTCAAACCCGACAACATCCTCGTGGACAAAGAGGGCGTGGCGAAGCTCACCGACATGGGGTTGGTTAAGGAGGTCGAGGGCGATTTGAACCTGACCCGCACCGGGCGCGGGTTGGGCACACCGCACTACATGGCCCCCGAGCAGTTCCGGAACGCCAAAACGGTCGACGTGCGCGGCGACATCTACTCCCTGGGCGCCACCCTGTACGCGATGGTGACGGGTGTGGTCCCGTTCGACAACGCCAGCCCGCTCGACTGCTGGATGCGCAAAATCCGCAACGAGTTCCGCACCCCGAAAGAGCTGAACCCGGCCCTTTCCGACCGCGTGGACTGGGCGATCCGGCGCGCCATGAGTGCGGAACCGGCCCAGCGCCCGGCGAGTTGCCGCGAGTTCCTTGAGGACCTGACCGGCCAGAGCCGACCGTCCCAGCAAAACCCGAACCAGCAAGGCCAGCCCGCACCTGGGGCCGACGTGTGGTATCTGGTGTACCGCGACGAGAACGAAAAGCCGCACACGGTAAAGGGCAGCACGGAGGGGATCCGCAACGCGCTGCGCGACAGCCTGCTCGGCGATCCGTCGGAAGTGCTGGTGAGCCGCACAAAGCACGGGCAGTTCACCCCGCTCGCGAGCGTGCCGGAGTTCCGCGACCTCGTGGTCACCCCCGCCCCGGTCGCGGTCCCGGCGGCCCGCACCCCCAACCCCGACGAAACGGTCGAATACCGCGAAGCAGCGGCCCCCGGCCCCACTTCCTCCGGAAACCTGGGCCGGCGCCCGGCCCCGAAAGCCTCCACCGCCCCGAAGCCCCCGCCCTACAGCTACAACAGCCCTTCGGGCGCGTACCCGCCACCCAAGGGTAGCCGTGAGCACAAGGTGCGGGTCGAAGCGCGCGCGCCTCGGGAAGAACCGAAACCGTTCAACTGGACCCCGGTGCTAGCGATCATCGTTCTGGTCCTCACCGCGATCATCGGATACCTGGTCCTGGCGAAGTGA